GACGCTGCCAGGCGCCCCGTACGTCGCCGCGCATGGCTGAGGACTCGACGCCGATGGACGCCGACATCGGCGTGGTGGTGGTCAGCTATCAGAGCCTGGCCACCATCGATGACTGCCTGGCGCGGTTGCGCGACGCCGTCGGCGTGGCGGCGATCCGGGTGGTCGACAACGACTCCACCGACGGCACGGTGGCAGTGATCCAGCGCCACGCCGTGGCCGATCCACGCGTCCAGTTCATCGCCAACCCCGACAACGCCGGCTTCGGGATGGCCTGCAACCAGGGCGCCGCGGCGATCGCCGCGCAGGCGCCGTCCTGTCGCTGGCTGGCCTTCGTCAATCCCGATGCGTTGGTGGAGGTCGACACCCTGTCGCGCCTGCGTCAGCTTGCGCTGCAACGCCGTGCCGCCGGTGTCGACGTCCTGCTGGGCGTCGATCTGGTCGACGAGGCCGGAACCCGTGACCCCGCCGCCCGCCGCCGCGCCCCGGATTTCCTTGCGATGCTCGGTGGGTTCGCGGCCGGGCTGCGCGGACGCCGGCCCGGGTCGCGCGCCGCTTTGGCGATCCAGCCTGACGACGGGGCCGAGTTGCAGCCGGTGGAAGCGATTTCCGGCGCCCTGATGTTCCTCGCGCGGGCGCGCTTCGAGCGCATTGGCGGCTTCGACGAGGCGTATCGCCTGCACGCGGAGGATCTGGACCTGTGCCGCCGGCTGGCCGCCGATGGCGTCGAGCTCGCGGTCGCGAACCGGGTGCGGGTCGTGCACGTGCGCGGGGTTTCCAGCCGCTCCAACCCCTGGTTCGTGGAATGGCACAAGCACCGCGGGCTGTGGCGTTACTTCCGCAAGTTCGAGGCCGCCCAGCGTGGCGTTGGCGTGCGCGCGCTGGTGTTTGCCCTTATCTGGGCGCGGTTTCCGTTCGCGGTGGTCGGGGCCCTGCTGCGCAGCAGGGCCTGAACCTCAGCGATAGCGGTTGATCTGCTCGCGCAGCGTGCGTGCCGCGGCGGCCGCCGCATCGGCGAAGTCATCCCCGACCGAGGCGTACAGCACCGCGCGCGAGGAGCTGACGACCAGTCCGCTGCCATCGTCGGTACGCGCGTTGCTGACCACCGCCTCCACGTCGCCGCCCTGCGCGCCGACCCCTGGCACCAGGAAGGGCATGTCGCCGACGATCGCGCGCACCTCACGCAGCTGGCCCGGCCACGTCGCGCCCACCACCAGCATGCAGTTGCCGTGCCCGTTCCAGTCGCGCGAGATCATCTCGGCAACACACTGGTACAGCGGCCGGGTGCCGCCATCGTGGTTGGCGACCGGCAGGTCCTGCAGATCGCGAGCGCCGGGATTGGAGGTGCGGCACAGGATCACCACGCCGCGGTCGGCGCGGTCCAGGAACGGCTGCACCGAGTCACGGCCCAGATAGGGGTTGGCGGTCACCGCATCGGCGCGATAGCGGTCGAACGCTTCGGTCGCGTAATGCTGCGCGGTGCTCCCGATGTCGCCGCGCTTGGAATCCAGGATCACCGGGATTCCCGGGTGGCGCTCGTGGATGTGGTCGATCACCCGTTGCAGCGCGTCTTCGGCACCCAGCGCGGCAAAGTGGGCGATCTGCGGCTTGAACGCGCAGACGTGCTCGGCGGTGGCATCAACGATGTCGCGGCAGAAATGGAACGCCGCATCGGGGTCATCGGCGAAGCGCGCCGGGAACCTGGACGGCTCCGGATCCAGCCCAACACAGACCAGCGAATCGGCCGCGGTCCAGCGCTGCCGCAGTGCCTGCATGAAGCCCATCGTCCTCTCCTGGTGTCGGTGCGCGCACGCCCACCCGCGCGGTGGGCATGCGGGTGCGTGCTTTCGTGCGCTTACTTCTGCGCGCTTACTTCAGCGCCTTGAAACGCAGGCGCTTGGGCTGCGCGCCTTCCTCGCCGAGGCGACGCTTCTTGTCTTCCTCGTATTCGCGGTAGTTGCCCTGGAAGTACTCCACATGCGAGTCACCCTCGAAGGCGAGGATGTGGGTCGCGATGCGGTCCAGGAACCAGCGGTCATGGCTGATCACCACCGCGCAGCCGGGGAACTCCAGCAATGCGTCTTCCAGCGCGCGCAAGGTCTCCACGTCCAGGTCGTTGGATGGTTCGTCCAGCAGCAGCACGTTGCCGCCCTGCAGCAGGGTCTTGGCCAGGTGCAGGCGGCCACGCTCACCGCCCGACAGGGTGCCGACCAGCTTCTGCTGGTCCTGGCCCTTGAAGTTGAAGCGGCCCAGGTAGGCGCGCGACTGGATCTCGGTGCCGTTGATATTGAGGATGTCGGCGCCGCCGGAGATTTCCTGGAACACGTTGTGGTTGCCTTCCAGGGTGTCGCGGCTCTGGTCGACATAGGCGATGTTGGTCGACGGGCCCTTGATGATCTCGCCGCTGTCAGGGGTCTCCTGGCCGGTGATCATCTTGAACAGGGTCGACTTGCCGGCGCCGTTGGGGCCGATGATGCCGACGATCGCGCCGGGCGGAATGATGAAGCTCAGGTCGTCGATCAGCAGGCGGTCACCAAAGGACTTGGAGACGTTCTTGAACTCGATCACCGAGCTGCCCAGGCGCTCGCCGGGCGGAATGAAGATCTCGTTGGTCTCGTTGCGCTTCTGGTACTCAACCGAGTTGAGTTCCTCGAAGCGCGCCAGTCGCGCCTTGCCCTTGGTGCGGCCGCCCTTGGCGTTGCTGCGCACCCATTCCAGCTCCTTGGCCAGCGCCTTCTGGCGGGCCTTCTCACCGGACTCTTCCTGCTTCAGGCGCTCGCCCTTCTGCTCCAGCCACGCGGTGTAGTTGCCCTTCCAGGGAATGCCCCGGCCCCGGTCCAGCTCGAGGATCCACTCGGCCGCGTTCTCGAGGAAGTAACGGTCATGGGTGACGGCCACGACAGTGCCGGTGTAGCGGGCCAGGAACTGCTCCAGCCATTCGACCGACTCGGCGTCCAGGTGGTTGGTGGGCTCGTCCAGCAGCAGCATGTCGGGCTTCTGCAGCAGCAACTGGCACAGCGCCACGCGGCGCTTCTCGCCACCCGACAGCTTGCCCACGATCGCCTCCCACGGTGGCAGGCGCAGCGCGTCGGCGGCCACTTCCAGCTGGTGCTCCAGCGTGTGCGCATCGCCGGCGGCGAGGATTGCCTCCAGGCGCTGCTGCTCGGCGGCGAGCTTGTCGAAGTCGGCGTCTTCCTCGGCGTAGGCCTCGTACACCCGGTCCAGCGCGGCCTGCGCATTGATCACCTCACCCAGGCCTTCCTCGACCGCCTGGCGCACGGTGTGCTCGGGGTTCAGCTGCGGCTCCTGGGCGAGGTAGCCGACCTTGATGCCCTTGGCCGCGCGCGCCTCGCCGCTGAAGTCCTGGTCGACGCCGGCCATGATCTTGAGCACGGTCGACTTGCCCGAACCGTTCAGGCCGAGCAGGCCGATCTTGGCGCCGGGGAAGAAGGACAGGGAGATGTCCTTGATGATCTCGCGCTTGGGCGGAACGGTCTTGCTGACCCCGTTCATGGTGTAGATGTATTGCGCTGACATGGGATGCTCCGCAGGCAGGCGGCCGTGCCCGATAACGGGCAAGGCGATGGAAAAGGATTAGCCGGCCATTATCGCGCATCTACAGGTGTTTTGCAGGGTCGGCAATCCCTGCCGGTCAGCTTCGCCCGTCGCGTGCGGCGGAGGCTAAACTGGGCGACTTCCTCCCTCATCCGCTCCTGGAGTGACCATGTTCCCGCGCGACGCAAGCATCGAAGGTTTTGACCCCGAACTCGCCCAGGCCATCGCCGACGAGAACCGCCGCCAGGAAGACCA
The genomic region above belongs to Lysobacter avium and contains:
- a CDS encoding glycosyltransferase yields the protein MAEDSTPMDADIGVVVVSYQSLATIDDCLARLRDAVGVAAIRVVDNDSTDGTVAVIQRHAVADPRVQFIANPDNAGFGMACNQGAAAIAAQAPSCRWLAFVNPDALVEVDTLSRLRQLALQRRAAGVDVLLGVDLVDEAGTRDPAARRRAPDFLAMLGGFAAGLRGRRPGSRAALAIQPDDGAELQPVEAISGALMFLARARFERIGGFDEAYRLHAEDLDLCRRLAADGVELAVANRVRVVHVRGVSSRSNPWFVEWHKHRGLWRYFRKFEAAQRGVGVRALVFALIWARFPFAVVGALLRSRA
- the pyrF gene encoding orotidine-5'-phosphate decarboxylase, encoding MGFMQALRQRWTAADSLVCVGLDPEPSRFPARFADDPDAAFHFCRDIVDATAEHVCAFKPQIAHFAALGAEDALQRVIDHIHERHPGIPVILDSKRGDIGSTAQHYATEAFDRYRADAVTANPYLGRDSVQPFLDRADRGVVILCRTSNPGARDLQDLPVANHDGGTRPLYQCVAEMISRDWNGHGNCMLVVGATWPGQLREVRAIVGDMPFLVPGVGAQGGDVEAVVSNARTDDGSGLVVSSSRAVLYASVGDDFADAAAAAARTLREQINRYR
- the ettA gene encoding energy-dependent translational throttle protein EttA, with the translated sequence MSAQYIYTMNGVSKTVPPKREIIKDISLSFFPGAKIGLLGLNGSGKSTVLKIMAGVDQDFSGEARAAKGIKVGYLAQEPQLNPEHTVRQAVEEGLGEVINAQAALDRVYEAYAEEDADFDKLAAEQQRLEAILAAGDAHTLEHQLEVAADALRLPPWEAIVGKLSGGEKRRVALCQLLLQKPDMLLLDEPTNHLDAESVEWLEQFLARYTGTVVAVTHDRYFLENAAEWILELDRGRGIPWKGNYTAWLEQKGERLKQEESGEKARQKALAKELEWVRSNAKGGRTKGKARLARFEELNSVEYQKRNETNEIFIPPGERLGSSVIEFKNVSKSFGDRLLIDDLSFIIPPGAIVGIIGPNGAGKSTLFKMITGQETPDSGEIIKGPSTNIAYVDQSRDTLEGNHNVFQEISGGADILNINGTEIQSRAYLGRFNFKGQDQQKLVGTLSGGERGRLHLAKTLLQGGNVLLLDEPSNDLDVETLRALEDALLEFPGCAVVISHDRWFLDRIATHILAFEGDSHVEYFQGNYREYEEDKKRRLGEEGAQPKRLRFKALK